The genomic segment TGTTCGCCGCGGTCACGGCGGCGGCGGCGCTGGCCCCGTTCGTCGGCGGCGGGTGGCCCGGCGTGGCGCTGCTCGTCCTCGCGGGGGCCGGCATTTTGGGCCTGCACCCGCTCTACTACGCGCTGAGCCAGGAACTCCCCGCGAAGCACATGGCGCTCTTGTCGGGCGTACTCACCGCGGCCGGGTGGTCCGTGGTGAGCGAGGTGCAGAAGGGGATGGGCCGACACATCCGGGCGACGGGCAGCTACGAGATCGGGTTCGTCATCGCGGGACTGGCGCCGATCGCGGGGCTGGTCGCGCTCCTCGTGTTATGGAAGCCGGCGGCGTCGAGTCAAAGGGCGTAACGTCAGAGCCCCAATCCTGGCGGTCTGCGACCTTGGTGTGGCACCCGCGTGTTCGGCGGGTGCCGCCTCCGGCGTGTAATCACTTGCCCAGTGAGGTGAAGTCCACCACCACGCGCTCGCCCGCCCGGAACGGCACCTTCTGGGTGAGCGTTTCCGGCTGCCCGTTGCGGATCACTTCCGCCTTGATGAGGTACGCGAATTCGCGCCCGGCCGGCAGCGGCGGGGTCGCGAACGAGCGCACCGGTTCCTGCGACGGGCTCTTGCGGTCGTCCACATACAGCGTTGCGCCGGGCGGCAGTTTCACGGTGATCGTCGCGCGGTCCGCGCCGGGCAGGGCCGGCGTATCGGCCGCAGGGGCCGACCGGATCGGCGGCTCCGCCTTGACCGGTTCCTGCGCGGTCGGCTTCGCCGGGGTCTGGCCCTTGTCGCTCTTGTCCAGCCCGGTCGCGGTCGCGGTTCCCGGTCCGCCGGACCGAGCGGTCGTCAGGTCGGTGAACTCGACCGCCACCGCGAACCCGGGCCGCACCGATACCTTCTTCGTCACGCTGACGGTCTCACCGTCCCGCTCGTACTCGGCTTTGAACCGGTAGACGAACTCCTGGCCGGTCGGCAGTTCGGGGCTGACGAACTTCCGCTCCGCGCCGGTCAGGTTCAGCGCGCGGTTGTCGGCGAAGAGGCGGGCGTCGGCCGGCAGCTTGACCACCACCGTGGCCCGCGCGGTCGGCCCGTTCGAGACGAGCGCGGTGCCCGTGTGAGCGGCGGGGCGGAGGCCGGTAGAGCCCGGAGCGGGTTCGATTGGCGCGTAGGGGATGGACGGCGCCCCCGGCGCCGGGCTCATGGGGTATGTGTCGAACGCCGGCGGCGGGGCCGAATACGGCAGCCCGCCCTGGCACGACAACCCGCCGTTGAACACCGGCGTATAGTACACCGCCGGCCCGCCGAAGCACGAATACGCGGAGCCCGAGCAGGAGTACCCCGAGCAGGAGTACCCCGAGCCCGTGCAGCCGTAACTGTAGCTCCCGCCGCAGCACCCGGTGCCGGCCGGGGTGTGCTCGAACCAGCTCCGCATGCGGCTGCCCAGACCGAGACCGAACACGCCCCCACAGCACGACGACCCGCAGCACCCGGAACACGACGCGGGATAAGCGGACGCGCCCGAACAGCCCCCGGAGCAACTGTACCGCGTCGCGCCCGAACACCCGTTGCACCCGTTGCAACTGTTGCCACTGAACAGGTCGCGGAAGTAGCCGTTGAATTGCGCCGCGTCCGGCGCGCC from the Frigoriglobus tundricola genome contains:
- a CDS encoding TIGR03000 domain-containing protein, giving the protein MYSLVMMTAMTGAPDAAQFNGYFRDLFSGNSCNGCNGCSGATRYSCSGGCSGASAYPASCSGCCGSSCCGGVFGLGLGSRMRSWFEHTPAGTGCCGGSYSYGCTGSGYSCSGYSCSGSAYSCFGGPAVYYTPVFNGGLSCQGGLPYSAPPPAFDTYPMSPAPGAPSIPYAPIEPAPGSTGLRPAAHTGTALVSNGPTARATVVVKLPADARLFADNRALNLTGAERKFVSPELPTGQEFVYRFKAEYERDGETVSVTKKVSVRPGFAVAVEFTDLTTARSGGPGTATATGLDKSDKGQTPAKPTAQEPVKAEPPIRSAPAADTPALPGADRATITVKLPPGATLYVDDRKSPSQEPVRSFATPPLPAGREFAYLIKAEVIRNGQPETLTQKVPFRAGERVVVDFTSLGK